A window from Physeter macrocephalus isolate SW-GA chromosome 11, ASM283717v5, whole genome shotgun sequence encodes these proteins:
- the LOC102987345 gene encoding inactive serine protease 35: METTLFWLILFTLGWTLIDGSEMERDFMWHLRKIPRLVSERTFHLTSPTFEADAKMVLNQACGIECQKELPAPNLADLEDSLSYETVFENGTRTLTTVKVQGWVPEPHENLTAQGAPVRRKRQVYGTDSRFSILDKRFLTNFPFNTAVKLSTGCSGILISPNHVLTAAHCVHDGNDYIKGSKKLRVGLLKMRNKGSGKKHRSSRRSRREARGGDGREGSRENPKERAKAGRRRKPSARGQRAADGMPSFQWTRVKNTHIPKGWARGGRGDAALDYDYALLELKRAHKKKYMELGISPTIKKLPGGMIHFSGFDHDRADQLVYRFCSVSDESNDLLYQYCDAESGSTGSGVYLRLKDPDKKRWKRKIIAVYSGHQWVDLNGVQKDYNVAVRITPLKYAQICLWMHGDDASCTYG; the protein is encoded by the coding sequence atggaaacGACGCTCTTTTGGTTGATACTTTTCACCCTTGGGTGGACCCTCATCGATGGATCTGAAATGGAACGGGATTTTATGTGGCACTTGAGAAAAATACCCCGGCTTGTCAGTGAAAGGACCTTCCATCTCACCAGCCCCACCTTTGAAGCAGACGCTAAGATGGTGTTAAATCAAGCGTGTGGCATCGAATGCCAGAAGGAACTCCCGGCTCCCAACCTTGCTGACCTGGAAGACTCTCTCTCATATGAGACTGTCTTTGAGAACGGCACCCGAACCTTGACCACAGTGAAAGTTCAAGGTTGGGTCCCTGAGCCACATGAAAATCTCACTGCACAGGGAGCACCTGTGAGGAGAAAGAGACAGGTGTACGGCACTGACAGCAGGTTCAGCATCTTGGACAAGAGATTCTTAACCAATTTCCCTTTCAATACGGCCGTGAAGCTCTCCACGGGCTGCAGTGGTATCCTCATCTCCCCCAACCACGTCCTAACAGCTGCCCATTGTGTCCACGATGGAAACGACTACATCAAAGGCAGCAAAAAGCTAAGGGTAGGGCTGTTGAAGATGAGAAATAAAGGTAGTGGCAAGAAACATAGAAGTTctaggaggagcaggagggaagcAAGGGGTGGTGATGGAAGAGAGGGTAGCAGAGAGAATCCGAAGGAGAGAGCCAAGGCCGGAAGAAGGAGAAAGCCATCTGCTCGGGGTCAGAGAGCTGCTGACGGGATGCCCTCCTTCCAGTGGACCCGGGTCAAGAACACCCATATCCCCAAAGGCTGGGctagaggagggaggggagacgcGGCCTTGGACTATGACTACGCCCTTCTGGAGCTGAAGCGCGCtcacaaaaagaaatacatggagCTGGGAATCAGTCCCACCATCAAGAAGCTGCCAGGCGGGATGATCCACTTCTCAGGATTTGATCACGACAGGGCAGATCAGTTAGTCTACCGGTTTTGCAGCGTGTCCGATGAATCCAACGATCTTCTCTATCAATACTGCGATGCCGAGTCGGGCTCCACTGGCTCTGGGGTCTATCTGCGTCTGAAGGATCCAGACAAAAAGAGATGGAAACGCAAAATCATTGCGGTCTATTCCGGCCACCAGTGGGTGGACCTCAACGGCGTTCAGAAGGACTACAACGTGGCCGTGCGCATCACGCCCCTCAAGTACGCCCAGATCTGCCTCTGGATGCACGGGGATGACGCCAGTTGCACCTACGGCTAG